The genomic window agttttgatttgttatttgaattaagatttgattattgaataaaaaaaaaatttatttaactgtttgtgaagatatcatgatgagatgccttgcatgcttatgggaaaagtattctataagtatgcggcggttgcaatgaccctcgattcaaatctcgggtcgggggcgtgacactatCACACTACTTATTTAAGAGTAGATGAAAATTTGCCTTCAAAAATGAACATATTTACCTCCTAAGGGATACAAGGTGTGAAGAATGTTCTACAATATGACTTGCTTCTAGGAGTCATCATGTTATGGAAAAGTGATTCGTCAAGAAATGAAATTATTTTCACATGAAGTGCTTCAAGAATTCATTATTCAACAATTCCAATGACTCCAACAGTGTAAATATGTTGGTTTTTTGTTGAGATTTCCATGAGAAATTCTCACATCTGTAATATGGTGATGTATGGAGAACATATTTCAATCTAATAATATTCATCATTCTTGGTAGATCATTACAATTGTTAAACAGCCCTCATGGAATTTCTTTCAAGAGGAAGAGCTGCATTGTTAAGCTTGGTATTCCTCATGCATGTAGAGAAAGGAAATGATgttatattttctcaaaattgtGGCTGATAGCTTCAAGTGGCTTTGGGGAGTATTACCTTTACAACAACATGTATCTAGTATTGTATAATTTTTTCTTCTGGttataaaaataaatgaaaaatctTCATAGCTATGCCTTGGATTAAATTTTGTTTCCTGTCATTTTTTACGATGTTCTTCACTCAAGGAATTAATGATATAAAATAATGTAAAAACAATGTGGAGATGTATATGCAACAGTGCCATGTTAGCCTTAAGAATCACAGCAGACCAACAAATAGGCCCGTGTCATGGCTCAATTTTATATAATACATGGAGGCCCTATGCACTTCTAATGTTACTCCTCATGTTTTAGGAGATGTATAGAAATACCAGTTTAGAAGCTAACAGTAGCAATACTCAATTTTAAATACCATGGCATTTTCATTTTCCCTCTTTTATTTTCTGTTGCCAACAACAATGTGACTATAATGGTAAAGAACTTTTGATGTTGTTTGCGCCCTTTTGAATTTCTTCACAGGATGGTAGTTTTTTCAGAGTTACACAATTCCAAAAAGCTGAAATCTGAATACAGAATCTTCTACTGGCAGGGATGGTCTTATGTCAACTCCAGCTGTTTCTGCTGTAATTCATAAGCGACAGGTATGTGTATCTCTGCATTTATATACTTTTTGCATCATGATTGTATCTTAGACTGTCTTGTTGCCTTTGCTAAACTACATTTATTGACAGGCCAATGGTGGTTTTATAATGAGTGTAAGCCATAATCCTGGTGGACCAGGTTATGATTGGGGCATTAAGGTGAAATTTGTTGCCACAATGCACTATTATCTTCCTTTGATTTTGTTTCGAGAGAGACATTCGGTAAAAGATCTGATGGCCTTTGATTTAAATTCACAAAAATGGTGTGACTATAAACTGGAATGTCCTTCTGTCCCATATGTTTTTGTTTTGATTGGCAGCAATCTTGATTTAGTTTTAAATCCTTTGCAGAACAACTTGCTCCATCAACATGGAAATTTAAACTTTGAATAGTCAACCAAGCGAAACAGCTATTCTTTTGAGTGAATCTCTCTCTATCTAGTCATCCAGATTTTTTTGTGGTGCTGAATGATATGCTATCTCATAATAAATTGATTAGCATATTTAATTATGTATTGCTATGGTTTCTGTCGTAGAGTGAATGTTATCGTTAATTGTAGAAATGAAACAGTCCAACAGGAACTTTTATGTGATTTGATAGCTTAGTCATGACTATCAGGTTACTAAGTTTCATGCAAAGTTAAGATTGCCAATATTCAATAAAACCTGTCTACAGTGTCAATCAATATAACAAACATTTTTGGTCAACAGAATAATGATTCTGGTGGCTGCATTTGTTCAAATAATCAATATGGATAAAAGAAAATGTGAAAAAGTCATCTTCTTGAACACTTTGATagataataatttataattgttCAAGTATAGGCTCACATTTGGATGCATAAAAAAGGTGGAAGATCCAGTTCATCATATTAGGCTGGCTGATACCAGAGTCATTGTATTGTAGTATAACAGTAAAGGGTACTACACAGACATTGCTCTTTCAGAGAGAAATTGTGCTGCACATAAAACACGTATTGTAACAGCTATATTGGGTGCGTCTCCCTCCCCTCCTTCCCTTTTTCTAGGCTTGTACCTTGAGTGACCAAATGACCTGCTGGATCAGATGCTGCTGCAATTTTGCACTCTCTTAGTTCATCCTGGCGTTGTTTGTCCTTTTGAATTATTTGTCTCTTCAAATTCTCTAAACCTAGCATTTTCAGTACTTATTTGGTTGTTTATTCACATGCCTTCAATTTGTAAACTTTATTCTATGTTATAGTTTCACTATGTTTGACAGACAACTGCAAATCCTTGGAAAAGACTGGATGGTTATTTTTATGGACTTTAAAATTTAGCTAATTCTCAAAAAGAATGTCATGTTAGCTACTCTTCACAATCTTTTTGTATTTGAAATCTGTTAACATTTGTAACTGCAGATTTCCGAAATAAAAATAGCAGATATTCCAGATATTGACCTCTCCTGTCTAGGAGTTACAAACTATGGTGACTTCAGCGTAGAGGTGATCGATCCTGTTTCTGATTACTTGGAGTTAATGGAGGTAAGAATAAAGATACGAAGTCCTCTGTAATGTTCAACAAGTTATCTTATCCTCTAAACAATTGTAATTTTTAAATTCCTTTTTTACAGTATGTTTTTTATTTTCAACTCatcaagggtcttctttcttgaccTGATTTCAGGTATATGCTATCCATATTAAACTCTATAGAGCCCAATTTTCAATAATATGATGAACAGAATTTTGTGTAATGATATATTTCACCTCAATTTTCTTATTGATATACCTGCTAGAAGCATACATGGCACTTGATGCTACTTGTATGAGTCAAAGACATGATAGATAGACTTGTAAATTGTCTGCCATGTCTGCTGTACATAGCAAAGAAAGTTACTTGCATGACTTATGGAGATGAAAGATAGATTTGTGCATGGTGTTCCATTACTACCACATCCTCTgctgcttctttttcttcatccatTTGGACCTTCTTTTGCCCCTACTTTCATGACTTTCATCATGATTTATCATAGCCAATTGTGGCCTTTTGTTCTTACATTGTCATTTAATATTTATTGCTTAATTTTATTGTTAATATGATCGAAAGGAAAGAAGTTGTTTTATAGATTTTACTTTCTTCTGTGGTGTtgctttcttgttcttcttacaTGCTATGAAGGCGTGTGACTATTTGGGAATAACTGTAATTACATTCAATCCCTTTCTGTCGGACttcctttatctttttcttataaaTTAATGTTCTTTTGTCACAAAATGGACCATCATGTTATTCATGTCAATTGTAATGATCTTGTTATTGTATGGTTGCTATATAAAGTGGTCTTTATTTCTTCTCTTCATGTTTGCTTCAGTTAGATTATATATCGTTTGAATGCTTACTTGAGCTAGCTAATGCTTTCTGCATCTCTGAGGATTTAATATGGAATAGGTCATTCACATTGATAGTGTCTCCAAGTTTCATGATCATTATCTTAAGGCATCCTTCCTAAGCATATCATGTGGACTAACAGAATTTTTTGTTGATGAGACAAACAACACTATTCCTAAGACTGACCAGATGCATGATATAAGACAATCTCAAATTCACTCCCAAGTTGAAAGAAGGAAAATCAGATTTCAAATTTCTTCTTTCAACCTAACACAAAGACATCAGCAAGCTGATTTCAAATTTCAGGAAAAATGGACAAATATGAAGACTGTGAACTTAGTTTTCCAAGGAATACAAAGGTGACtgtttaaataatatatttaacacAATTTTCCAGGTTTATATTTGATGCCATGCATGCAGTGACTGGTGCATATGCAAAACCTATTTTTATAGATCAACTTGGAGCTAGTCTGGTTTGATATGCATATCCTTTGGAAATATCAGCTGTATGTAGTTACCATTGGTTTTATTCTTTTCTCTAATTTTAGCCTTGTCTTGAAGGATTGCATTTGGAATGGAGTGCCTTTAGAAGATCTTGGGCATggatatccagaccctaatctCACGTATGGAGGAGAAAAAAAGGTGAAAATCCTGTATTGAGGGTTGTTTATTTTCTGACTTGCTGCTCTGTCCTGACACAGGTATGCTAAAGATCTGGTTAGTATTACGTATGCTGAGAATGCACCTGATTTAGGAGCTGCAAGTGACGGTATGTATAAGATGAgaaaaagatgagtaattgcaaatATGctatcaaatttgatttctttaaGATTAAATATGATTCTAAATATATATTGTTAACTATATTTTACTTTCTAATTATAACTCTGAGATTGATTTACATATGGTAACTTaggttctttctctttttctcatactCAAATGGTATTATATTCTATTGATAACAGTGTGAAAATATGAGGGGTAACTTGATAATTGGCAAAAGTTTATCATTTGTTTGATAGTCACCATGTGTTAAAATAATGACTGTTATAACATTATAACTGTTATAGCAGATTCAGCCGGGATCTATTTTATATACACGTTTAATGGTGTTCAAGAAGCAGCTGTTGGTCTGAATGTTACAGCTGCTGTATAATGCAATCATTATTATAATGGTTAGAGTTAATAGTCCCACCAGAGTGGCTTTGTAAGTTGCTTCCACTATCCATTGACAAATCTACCCCCATGTATTGCACTATATAGTTGTCTATGCATGGGATTGTTTTTGTCATTTGGCGCATGGCACCAGTACCCTAAAGAGCGGAGCAAAATTGTAGGAAAAAAGTTGCCTTGATGGTGTCGGAGAATCAGAGTAAGGGAGGGAGAGGAGAATGAAGGAAGCTTCATTCTATGTGGATCTGGCTGATTCAATGCAGATCAAAGTCATTCCAAGGAAGGTTCATCATCTTGGTACTGGACCTCATATGGTGCTATTCTATTATAATATTAGTATGTGGTATGGTATGAGACAGTGAGGCATATCAAGTGTCGGTATGGTATGAAATTGTATACCGGTTCGGCACTAATATGATACAATACCAATCGGTACGGCAAACTTTGGTTTCAAGCCCAGAAACACCTCTGGGGAAGGTAAATCCATCACCTCTcccttttattttatatttttgcaGTGTAAATGGTTGGAAAATGCTAAAATTCAGAAAGACCACCAAATTTCTCcatttgatattatatttggatataTTTAGGTTGGCCGTTGACTTACAATGCCTTATAATCATTTTCACTGTGTTTTTTGCACCATATAACTATTCTACTTTTTAGATAAGATAATAgtcaaaaatagaaataaatgTTGGGAAAAAATGGTAGTCTGCTTGCAGCATTAATGTGCACATGCTACAATTGTAAGGCTCAGCTGCAGTAATCATTCAATTTACTGCAATTTTTGGCCTGAAACTAACCCTAAGCCTAATAGCAACTATAGAacaacacacatacatacacatggaaaaaaaaaaagtgctgATGCATGTATCAGCACCATAGACAGTTAGTGCTGGTATGTTACTGTATTGGCACTGTACTGGACCAGTTCCTAACTGATAGAGGTACTGGTGCCGGTACTTTAATCCTTAAGTGCAACCCATTGAAGTTTTTGGGGGTGGACTTATTGATACTATTGTATTATATATGCTGGAAGGCAAATAATGGTTCATGCAAATAGTAAGGATTTATTTTGCAGAACTCTCGACGATTAATAGGATTCCTTTGGATGGTTGAATGGAATTCTTACACAAAAGAGATTATAAAGGTTAGAGAACTAGATGTATGTTGGTTGTTTTGGTTGAAAGTTGCACACTGACAAATTGGT from Elaeis guineensis isolate ETL-2024a chromosome 4, EG11, whole genome shotgun sequence includes these protein-coding regions:
- the LOC105035847 gene encoding phosphoglucomutase, chloroplastic isoform X1 — encoded protein: MSTPAVSAVIHKRQANGGFIMSVSHNPGGPGYDWGIKISEIKIADIPDIDLSCLGVTNYGDFSVEVIDPVSDYLELMEDCIWNGVPLEDLGHGYPDPNLTYAKDLVSITYAENAPDLGAASDGLFWLGFLSLLTKTRTMVGEKLVSVADVAKEHWATYGWNFFSRYDYEECETDGASQMMEYETIPLNLLMTLAILIQALYQQVQRYAFTLNSLSLMSSSMRWMHR
- the LOC105035847 gene encoding phosphoglucomutase, chloroplastic isoform X2; this translates as MSTPAVSAVIHKRQANGGFIMSVSHNPGGPGYDWGIKISEIKIADIPDIDLSCLGVTNYGDFSVEVIDPVSDYLELMEDCIWNGVPLEDLGHGYPDPNLTYAKDLVSITYAENAPDLGAASDGLFWLGFLSLLTKTRTMVGEKLVSVADVAKEHWATYGWNFFSRYDYEVSLVVEFKMLNDVRYSNNDLKLMLLLFRNVKQMEPVK
- the LOC105035847 gene encoding phosphoglucomutase, chloroplastic isoform X3 codes for the protein MSTPAVSAVIHKRQANGGFIMSVSHNPGGPGYDWGIKISEIKIADIPDIDLSCLGVTNYGDFSVEVIDPVSDYLELMEDCIWNGVPLEDLGHGYPDPNLTYAKDLVSITYAENAPDLGAASDGLFWLGFLSLLTKTRTMVGEKLVSVADVAKEHWATYGWNFFSRYDYEVSLVVEFKMLNDGM